ACTGCATTCGCTGAGTATGGATGtcttgattttgccaagtacatctatgttaatcctggaacataatttttgtagGAAAATGTAATTCATCtctacccctaaatccaaccataaatgtaaattattcccaaaatcaaagggaaataatagttggataacaatcatgtagaagtgcataaacctaacggtaagcctaaacttaacctAAATGGTAAACCttatatcccttaattctgattggctgattggaatgttgttccaggatcaatttAGATGtcaatccaggaacatgtcctattTGGTGAAAGGTTGGCACTCTGAGTATGCTccatatgtatggaatgagcttcaaCATATATTGCATATGGAATCTGTACAATCTATCTctatattttaaaagattttaaagtgTGTCTATTTATGACAGTGCACactttaataattgattataGTTTCTattatttttgtgtatgtttatatGCTGTGATTTGTATTTTTCTGTAACTCTGTCCTATGCTGCTTGTCTTGACCGTGGCTCCCTGGTAGAAGACATATTGTATCTCAAGACATATTGTATCTCAATGGAACTTTCCTGGACTTTTCCTTTCCGAATAATAGCATTTTTCCAATGTACATCATTCAACACCATCAAATCCCAAGTCACAAACCCAACCTTTAATAGCTTTCATGCCTAAAAACTCCATTTCGTCCTTGACTAATGCACTGTTTATGATTCTTCTCTAGGTGAGTTATGCCTTCTCCAAGATCTTAGCATCTGCCTGCTGTCCGCTGATCATGACGGCAGTGACGACCACCCGCTCAACCCCGCTCATCCTGGCCGGCATGGCCCTGGAGCGCTTCATCTCCATCTGCTTCCCTCTCCATTACAGCCACATCTGCACGGCCACACGCACCATGTGGATCATCGCATTGATCTACCTACTGAGCTTCACTCCTCCACTGACCGACCTGTTGATCACCATCGCCAAAGAACCTCCAATGTTCTTCCGCACCTCCATCTTCTGCGATCACTCCCTCCTGTTTACAGACCTCTCTATTTATTACAAGAACTGTGTATTTGATAGCGTGTATTTCTCTTTTGTATTCTTGACTTTGCTTTATACGTACTGTAAGATCATGCTGACGGCACGAGCGGCCTCCACTGACCTGACGTCAGCCAAGAAGGCCCGAAACACGGTGCTTCTGCATGGGGTTCAGCTGCTGCTTTGCTTGCTGGCATTTGTGGTGCCTTCCATGCAGGCTCCGCTCATACAACTGTTTCCAATGTACGGACTGGAGATCCGCTATGTGAATTTTCTGCTGGTCTACATCATACCCAGATTTCTCAGTCCTATGATTTATGGATTCAGGGACGAGAAGTTTCGTAAATATTGGCTGAGATGTTTTATCACTAAAGCAAGGAAAGTAAAACCTGTCAGATATTTCTCTCAGAAGCCAGGCTGATTACTTTATGCCATATGAATGATGTGCTTGTAAACACTTCCGaaataattttctatttttgtCTCATGTACTGTGAAaaagtaaaaatctaaataatcttaaatcaagattTATGCCATGATTTATATtttctgaaagagaaaaaaagtcaAACGTAATTGTTTCATATGCTTAAAACATTTGTAAGGGGTGTTCGAAAAATGAACTCGTTTTGTTAGTtcatatttagttagttagttagttagttagttagttagttagttagttagttagttagttagtttatttatatagcacatttttacaACACAAAGTTGCTCAAAGAGCTGTacacaatcaatactaattaaaataagtccTAAATCACAttcataacaattaaaacataaggcaAATCCCTCAACATTAAAAGGgctcaaatgctaaagaacaaagatgcagattcagaagctttttaaaaacagataaagtTGGAGTGTGTCTAATGTGAGGTGGAAGCTTGTTCCAGAGTTTTGGGGTGATAACAGCAAAAGCCCGATCCCCACTTTGCTTACACCGGGACCTTACAGAATGTATAAACTGATCAGACCTTAGTGACCTACTGTATCAGGATTATATGTAGGAGATCTGATAAGTAAGGTGGTGCCACATCATTTAAGGATTTCTAaacaaaaattaatcatttaaaatcaatttgTGACCTAACAGGCAGCCAGCCCAGGAAGGAAAGATCATGGGATATGTGCGCATGCTTGCGAGTCCCTGTCAGAAGTCTTGCAGCCACATTTTGGACCAGTTGCAATCTATATAGGGCATTTTGACTAATAcccacatacattcattcattttcttgtcggcttagtccctttattaatccggggtcgccacagtggaatgaaccgccaacttatccagcacgttttacgcagtgcgtttatgcctttccagccgcaacccatctctgggaaacatccacacacactcattcacactcagccgaggctcgaaccagcgacattcttgctgtgaggcgacagcactacctactgcgccactgcggcaCCTACCCACATACAAAGAATAAAAGCTAGGTCATTTAAAGAGAGAAATGACTTCAGTTTTGCCACAAGTCGTAAATGGAAAACCTGGATTTAACAACTGAATTTACTTGCTTGTTAAATTTCAGATCACTATCTAACTGAAACCTTAGATTTCTACGGACAGGTTTTTGATAAGTTGACAGCTCACCAAAACCTAATAATTCCAAAGGGGCAGCATCCCCAAACCAGACCAGCTCAGTTTTTTCCtcactgaaatttaaaaaaattgacgaCAGCCCGGTCTTAGCCTTGATTAGACATCTTATACGGGAGTCAAGGCcatttttgcaacccaggctcattctgaaaacgtacctctatagaCGTTTCCGGAGACTGCGAAATATGTCCacgtttttctgcaatatttgtttttgcgaatccacgagaggctacTGTGTACACTCAAATttttctcacgagtgccattcgcgcctgctgttctcacgtcaacttaccagaggccgctgtcgactgactttttgacagactttttgactaAACGAACGattaactgacccaccctccccctttcctaaacccaaccaattttatcgattgacccatccacccacttgcctaaacccaaccaacacgtttcaaatgcaatccaaaaaattttaaaaatcccttgtctgatttttttttaccacgttttcagattttaccacattttcaccctgctatttacttgtttgattgtttttaggattctgtttttgtcttacctgctttctgaaaccgctcttcaccggactcaaaccctgtcattgttgTCAActgctctctgcgtctcaagtccaccgatgtacatggcgtGCTAATGCGACAAACCGGTTTCAGCCGGAAtaccgtccatacggaggtaagcggtcagctggtaagtgcaaaaaaatGGCATCACACCGTCCCATAGCGTTCGTTAATTATTTAGCGTTCGCATTATTTTTTAGAGGGACATAAATCTGATTGTCGTCAGCATAAAAATGAAAAGCCACCCCATATTTACGGAAAATAGATCCTAaaggtaaaatatataaataaaataaaataggtccATATTTCTTTTAACTCATTTATGATATATGTTTTAGAATATAAGATATGCTGTCGTTTTATGTGAAGCTAGTGtcaattttaaatcattttcaaaaacaagacaaaaatactaCAAAACCCGTTTCCAttgttttaagacattttataaAGCAACAGGACAAGTCTTTACAAGAAACTTTTAAGATTCACATTTGGAACAttgacacagcagaatgaactgccaactattcctgcatatgttttatgcagtgaatgcccttccaaccacagcacagtactgggaaacgatTCAGTGGAACAACAAgcacatgataataataataataataataattgtatattgaAGATAAGAAAAAGGcttgttcaaaaatgaaaaatccaaactttaatacatgtttacattcCTGGTGCCAAAAAcgcttttaaaatgcttttatttagacATTTGAGTATGTAGTATAAGATAAAAGACACTTTATCAGAACTCAAAATTGTGGATTAAATTGTAAAGACATGGTTTTGAATGAAAGCTGAACCTCCccaatattaatcaatattaaaagGAACATGCACAAACTGTAAAGAGAAGGTCTCAGCTGATCAGTTTGCTCCTTGGAGAGTGCAAACATTTCGTTATTAGGTCTTATAAAGACTGCCTTGGATATCTTAGATCGGTGGCTATAACAATACAGATAAGTCCTGCACTGGATGTTAAAGCTAGTCACACTCTGGCTTTTTTCTTAAGCGAACTTTGTAAAGGtaaacataaacatacacaaatattgtgtgtttttgttgactgctttttattattattttatttagtctaaAAAGTAGATCTTGCTTATTCTGCTAATTGTTAACAGTATTGAAAATGCTACGTTAgtgtaataatgttaataatgataacataATTTAACCACTTCTTCAGCTGTTGCAGGGTCATAATGAACAACACACTTCCAGCAGATCTATTCTATGAAAAGTTCATCAAGAACTTCATCAGCGTGGCCCTTGGTTTAATCATCAACTTTATCAATGGAACATTTGTCATGGTCTTctttaaaaatactgttttccATAATGACCCAAGATATATATTATACATCCATTTGGTTATCAATGACATGATTTTACTGTCGTTTTCTGTGGGCTTGCAAGTCACAACATATGTTTTGCGCTCCTTCAATGTCTCTATTTGTTGTGCTGTAATTTGTTTCCTTAGTATACTTGGCAAGAACACTCCACTAAACCTGGCCTGCATGGCAATAGAGCGTTACATTGCCATTTGCAAGCCACTTCATCATTTCCAAATATGCACAGTTCGCAGGACCTACATGCTCATCTGTTTCATATGGACTGCATCAGCACTGCCAGCTCTGAGTGATATATTCATTACAATATCAATCCAAACAGCAAGCTTTTTCTCAACTTCCAATTTATGTCAAAATGCGTTCATTTTCAACAGCTGGGAGCACAATATCAAAGAAACTGTGGTGAATGTTGTGTATTTGTCATTTGTGTGGATTTCACTGATTATCACCTACTTTAAGGTCTTTTCAGCAGCAAATGCTGCTAGTGCAGATCAAGCATCTGCTAAAAAGGGCCGGAACACAATATTACTGCATGCAGTTCAGCTTCTGCTGTGTATGATGTCCTACGTCACCCAGGTTGTGAGTTCTGCACTTGTAGACCGTTTTCCTGAGAGTCGAACTACTATTCTGTTCATGCTGTTTCTGCTGACATATATTCTGCCAAGGTTATTAAGCCCACTGATCTACGGGTTGAGGGATCAAAAATTTCTAGAGCGTATCAAAGTGTTTTATTGTTGCAAACATGTAAAGACACAGATAATCCCCATGAAGAAAACTGCAGTATAAAcagaatgtgttttattttgtatatttgataattattgataataaaatGTGATATCGTGATATGTGACATAAATGTGACTTCACACATGTTAAATGTAATAAGACGCAGGTATGTCAATtctgaaaaaatacttttttgaaagaaaaccctgctgaaaaatccagcttaaaccagcctaggctgattggctggttttagctggttgaccagcctggttttagaggggttttggccatttccaggctggtttccagccatttccagcctggtcttagctggtcaggctggaaaatgaccagctaaatccagctaaaaccagcttgaccagcctggtttaagatggacatagctggttttggctgggctcccagcctggctaggtggtcaagctggttttagctggtcattttccagcctgaccagctaagaccaggctggaaaaggctggtaaccaacctggaaatggccaaaacccctctaaaaccaggctggtcaaccagctaaaaccagccaaccagcctaggctggtttaagctggatttttcagtagggaaaaaaGGACCTGAAAGTTTATTCaggacatttatcaaaatatgtgCAAAGTTGTTTATTAAATTGTCTGCAGTGACTTTCATTATGGATCTAGAGTGTgtatatagaaataaaatcacaaaaatgaAAGCCCACTGTAAATATATAGCATTTTTGCTTTGTCATGTTTGTATTACTACTTGTAAGCTTACAAGATCAAGCATAAGCTTTATAATTGTTTTTGGAAGTTAATAAATTCAACTTTCTGCCATAAAAACATTGTCAAGAgtcacaaaaatattttaaataagtcaaTCTATTCACTAAAGTCTTCAACATACAGTATGGCTTGGTGTATAGTCGTTTGATAATGTACAACTAATTAAACTATTTCATAGTTAAAACACGTTTACATGTGCTCTATTTGCGGCCAATTAATTTTCATCAATTCATTTTATACAGCAGGCTACCCCAATAATTATTTGTagtactgtcactttaagagatTCCAGCGACTGCGTGCGCGCCTGCGCGCGAGCCTCGGAAACATTTTTTACCTCTGTGGTAAGTTTGACAAGCGAATATTAATTTTCATCGAAAACGGGTTGATAAAAACACAAGATTTTTCGATAGTACTAACAGATAAGTATTTAATTATGCTGACTAAGATGACTTTAACATGATACAGGTTGTGTATTTTGAAGGTTTAGTTTCGCATTTGAGATCCGTGTGTGAGACGCTAGTTCGCATTCAGTAGTAAAGTTAACGTAATGTAGTCACGTCAAACAGCAAAttagcatttgtttatattttaactcACCATGCACAGGTTTGGGCGTTTTTATTAGCCAAATAATACTCAGATAATCTCATTAACCATTCATTAATCATCATAAAACACATACATCAACTAGGTCTTTCACTAGTTCATGATAACCTATCCAAATGTTGTTTGTAGCACTGTCTATTGCAATTGAATGTATTTATTCTTTCAAATTGTGTCTTTAATATGCTGTTTGATATTATGAAGTGGAATTTGTTACactatatttttgcagttttttttaaccacactttagatattgttttttttttgttttgagatATTTCAGATATTTCAGCTATGTCGATTGTCGGTCGATTGTCAGTTATTATGTTTCTTAGTTGACAGGAATATATGatgccatttttttttgttttgatagttgtgaataacttttttttctattttattttcaagcaCTTAGAACCAGCTCCACTGGAAGAAAATGACTGGATTCAAAACGTTCAATTGTGATTGCATGTATCTCCATTTCTGTGAGTTAACAAAAATTGATgaaagagaacacacacacacacacacacacacacacacacacacacacacacacacacacacaaggcaaGCATGTAGGCAGTGCTTGATATGTTATAATATGttacaaaacattcattcattttcttgtcagcttagtccctttattaatctggggttgccaaagcggaacgaaccaccaacttatccagcatatgttttacgcagcggatgcctttccagctgcaaacccatcactgggaaacatccacacacactcatacactacagacaatttagcttacccaattcacctctaccatatgtctttggacttgtgggggaaaccggagcacccggaggaagcccacaaaaacatggggagaacatacaaactccacacagaaatgccaactgacccagctggggctcgaaccagtgaccttcttgttgtgaggcgatcatgctacccattgcgccaccgtgctgcccgttCCCAAAACAACttttccaaaaatatttttaaatgtaggtTTGATTATGGATTTGACTGTGGTTTTCACTCTGGAGtgggactgaactgtgtgtgaatgtgatgcTGGGTTCATTAGGTTCGATTGTGGGATGGTTTTTACCTTAAATCTAATTTTCTGATCAAGTTGAATTGTTTGAACTTGTATAAAAAACATGCGATTGAACTCAGCGTAACTGTATTTAACACTGTAAATCAAGATCGTATTTTGCCGCTGAGGAACCGGAGTAAAATTTTTCATCTCTCAAACTCCCTCTTAGACTTAGCATAGGATTTATATATTGCTGGTCttttttgaagtgcttcttttatcctcagtTGTAAATCACTTAGGATAAAAATATCAgctaaattaaaatatgtaaatgtagttAAAACATTAACCAAAGTacatttatagaaaataaatggAAGCCATTTtctaaaattaatgtttaaataaattgtttgtgcCCTCAGTCCGCCTCTTCCTTCCCGGAAGTTACATCAGCATATTCtctatattaaaaattaatatacttggcacaatattttttgcttttcaaTAAGTTTtgctttttacattattataaatttaacataaataaatacaatgaactTATGGCTCTTATAAAATTGTAAACAAAGACATAACTGGAATCGCTATTGTCCATCAAACTCGGTttgcattctctctctctctctttctccctccctC
Above is a window of Danio aesculapii chromosome 6, fDanAes4.1, whole genome shotgun sequence DNA encoding:
- the LOC130231260 gene encoding odorant receptor 131-2-like translates to MNNTLPADLFYEKFIKNFISVALGLIINFINGTFVMVFFKNTVFHNDPRYILYIHLVINDMILLSFSVGLQVTTYVLRSFNVSICCAVICFLSILGKNTPLNLACMAIERYIAICKPLHHFQICTVRRTYMLICFIWTASALPALSDIFITISIQTASFFSTSNLCQNAFIFNSWEHNIKETVVNVVYLSFVWISLIITYFKVFSAANAASADQASAKKGRNTILLHAVQLLLCMMSYVTQVVSSALVDRFPESRTTILFMLFLLTYILPRLLSPLIYGLRDQKFLERIKVFYCCKHVKTQIIPMKKTAV
- the LOC130231259 gene encoding odorant receptor 131-2-like, which produces MAMLVWLALSILNCSMVSTFRKHSFFYEDPRYIMFICMVINDAIQLTLVTALYVVSYAFSKILASACCPLIMTAVTTTRSTPLILAGMALERFISICFPLHYSHICTATRTMWIIALIYLLSFTPPLTDLLITIAKEPPMFFRTSIFCDHSLLFTDLSIYYKNCVFDSVYFSFVFLTLLYTYCKIMLTARAASTDLTSAKKARNTVLLHGVQLLLCLLAFVVPSMQAPLIQLFPMYGLEIRYVNFLLVYIIPRFLSPMIYGFRDEKFRKYWLRCFITKARKVKPVRYFSQKPG